A DNA window from Pyrus communis chromosome 3, drPyrComm1.1, whole genome shotgun sequence contains the following coding sequences:
- the LOC137728448 gene encoding uncharacterized protein, which produces MAEDRKFGELVTVQPMSSSMESTNISGVPFRIRLNDTNFKVWSKMMEVHAAGLGKHGYLTGKILVMEADSPGYTKWVTEDAIVRGWLLKTMEPHLLSLFIDLPTAKDIWESATQMFYDGSDESQYYELRCEATRTKQDGRPVNLYFTELKGVWQDLDKRRPIKTVCAVDLRTHKEELSKDRVYDFLAGLDN; this is translated from the coding sequence ATGGCAGAAGATAGAAAGTTTGGAGAGTTGGTTACCGTCCAACCCATGTCCAGTTCGATGGAGTCCACCAACATCAGCGGCGTACCGTTTAGAATTCGATTGAATGATACAAACTTTAAAGTTTGGTCAAAGATGATGGAAGTCCATGCTGCAGGCCTCGGCAAGCATGGATATTTGACTGGGAAAATTCTAGTTATGGAAGCAGACTCTCCGGGCTACACAAAGTGGGTCACCGAAGATGCGATCGTGCGAGGGTGGCTGTTGAAAACCATGGAACCACACCTGTTGAGTCTCTTCATTGATCTTCCGACAGCCAAAGATATCTGGGAGAGTGCAACCCAGATGTTTTACGACGGATCCGATGAGTCTCAGTATTATGAACTGAGATGTGAGGCTACACGGACTAAACAGGATGGTCGTCCTGTAAATTTATACTTCACAGAACTGAAGGGAGTATGGCAAGATCTTGATAAAAGACGTCCTATCAAGACGGTTTGCGCAGTCGATCTTCGAACCCATAAGGAAGAGCTGTCAAAAGATAGGGTGTATGATTTTCTTGCAGGCTTAGAcaattga